The Triticum urartu cultivar G1812 chromosome 5, Tu2.1, whole genome shotgun sequence genome contains the following window.
aggtatatataggaggaagaagtacgtcggtggagctccgaggggcccacgaggcaggggggcgcgccctaggaggggcgcgccccccaccctcgtgaccgcctctctgatgccttggcatagggtccaagtctcctggatcacgttcggtgagaaaatcacgttcccgaaggtttcattccgtttggactccgtttgatattccgtttcttcgaaacactgaaataggcaaaaaaacagcaattctgggctgggcctccggttaataggttagtcccaaaaataatataaacgtGGAAAATAAAgtccaatatagtccaaaacagtagataatatagcatggagcaatcaaaaattatagatacgttggagacgtatcaattaaCAACCTCATTATTAGTGAATCGATTTCAAATTTATTCGGTGCGAATTGTCAGTAATCAAGTGAAAGCAAATGATTGTCTCCTTTGATTGATAGTTACAAGGACTATTTATATCATCCCAACAGACGCAACACTTGCCAGAGATGCATCGATTAGAGAAGAGAGATGCGTCCGTTGCAAAGCGCAACTGCACACCGATTGTCAAGCAGGGATTAATCCCTTAATTCCTATTGTAATTAATCTTAACACTCCCCCTAATCCATGTTTGTCCAGGTATCATCATCATCTTGAAAGAGACTCCTCCAAAAACCATGTGGGAAAAATATGAGTATAGTGTTTGATATGTTGCATAAAACTCCTTCAAACCCTGTGGGAAAataagaagaaaatgatgcaacaTATAATGATTATTGTCTCTTTTAACTCAATACGAGAAAATCCGTAGAGTTTAGAGGACAATAAATATGTCATATATACTTTCTTAAAAAAACCGGTGGGGAAAACAAAAAGTATGACATATGGTCTTGTATTGATATTACCTCATTAAAAACCTTAATGAGAACTTGTGAAGTAAACTCATAAAGGAAAAAAGAGTATAATATGATGCATTGAACAGGGGTAATTCAGGAAGATACTCCCCCTGATTCTTGCATATCTCAAAGCCGTCGAATACCAATTCCAGGAACATTTTCTGGCTGTCGAAGTTGGTAGAGACTTTGTGAACAAACGTATAAGTTTGTTGTATGATTTGACTTCAGAGCATAAGAAAGTGCATGGCAAATTAGTATATCCCAAGTTCCCAACCAATGGACTCATAGCGTGATAGTTTTTTTTATGTTTGGACAGATTTAAGTGATTGACAATGGATTATGTCTACTGTGAATTAAAGGCAGGATCTTCTGTTAGACATTCATTGGAATTTAAAATGCATGGTCCAGAGTAGATTATTAGCAACTAAAAAAGGAAATTAACTCATGCATGGTGCTGTCGGAATTGTCGTGGATGCGTATAGTTGAATAAAAGGACACAACATCGTAATATTTTGATGGATAAATAGGAAGAGTGGATATTTAGTTAAAGATTCAAGGAATATACAGAGGCAACTAAGATAAAATCATATTTCCTGGATCAACATAATCAATTATTAATTTGCCGTGTTCTTATGGAAGATACATACAGAATAACGGCTTGAACAGCTCAGCTTAACTTATAAAAAGCACCACCTATGTTGCCTGTAGGGCTTTGCTCTCCAACAGCACCTCCACTGCCAACATAGAGCTAGCAAGCAAACTATATTTATCATATTTTGTCTCTGCTGCGCTGATTGCTACAATGAACCGCCACTTGGAGATTCAGAGATACACAGTTGGCTACTCCAAAGAATGTCAGGTTTGTGATTTAAATAAACTATGTAGACCAATTGAAGCCTAAAAACTTGATCAAGAAAAGAAAAGGGTTAAATTGTCTCCCTGAACCATATCATCATTGGCACTCAAACATATATGAAATGAAATACAGAAAACCGAACTGATAACTCACTGTTGAGTTTATATTTTGCAGCTTAAACCCCCATCCCTGTCCATGTACAAAATAAACAAAAGAGTATGCAGCCTAAATAAACAAAAGTATATGGGGAATGGAGTTTAATCAAACACAGACCAAACAGGAATGGTAATTGGCCAAAATCACAATATTAAAAAATTAGGTACACCAACAATCGAAGATCCAGTAAATCATTAATAAAGTGATATATCAAACATATATAATTAGTTTGAGTGAGTGGATGTCAAATAATACAATTCATGGATGTCAGATACAGAAACTACGAAACCAAAAACAAAGAGTCATGGTTTGATGAATCCTCTCGATGCAATGGACAATACTTAACTTATCCTTATGGGGATGAATAAATCTGAATATTAGGGAATCATAGACTAATAAAAGTGTTTTGTTGTATATGCAAATTGAAGGTAATGTGTTGGGTCAATTATGAGAGTAAACCAACACTGGTTGGTAAGTAAATGGTAACAATAACACAATAAAGAAACGCTATGAACTATGTATGTGTGCGTATGGATGCACACTTGTGCTGAACAAATTTAAAAACTTCACACTGAACCTTCTATATGATCCATCAACACGGCCGTAAGcttaaaaagaaaaataaatctaCACTAGAAGGATTGGTCTTCAACTCTTCATGATTGAGGCCAAACCTGCCATTGACCACCGAATTTTTTGAAAAGAAAATAAACCAGCAAACAAGCAGAAATGTGAAAATGAGAATATCAAAGAGAAGATAAGGAAAGGGGATGATCTGTACCAGCCATGGAACAACCATCTCAAATTGCTGCCTGATCTCTGTGTGCTGCCCATACCAGAAAAGAGAAAGAGTTAAAATGCCCTTCTCAAATGCTCAGATGCTCTAGGGTTCAGATCTGCAATCAAAGCCATAGGTGTTAAACTACGACATCTCCACCCTCCTACTTGACGGGCTGACATTCTGGATGAAGCTATTTCTAACCTGGAGGTGGATGCTGTTATAACTTTTGGTGTGTGGTTCTATCTTATGGGTTAACAGAAAAAGGGTTGTAAGTTGCAAGAAAGGATGCTTCCCGGTCTACTGTTCCTCGGAAATAACTTATGCCCAAGGCCATTGCTAAGTTGTTACTGCATTTAAATCAATCTGCCATGTCATGCAAACAACTTGACAGCCGACACTATGTCGTTTCTAACTGCCTTTTGTTCTTTGTTCGTCCTATCTATAAGAGGAGAGCATATGACCCATTCTTTCATTTTTTAGCTCACTGGCCATCGGGCTTTATACCAAAAAGAGATCTGCAACAATATTGGAAAGCTTGGGTTCCATCCAATCCTAATTCCTTATGCATGAACATATAAGGTAGTACATGAGGACTTGATAAAAAATGTTAGTCACGTATAACACAGGTATTGCGTTCAAGGTTTATTCTACCTATCTATCCATGCCATTAATCCTGCTTCCCTGCCATTGTTTTTCTGATGACTACCTGAGGAGAGATGACTAGACACTTCCCTGCCACTAATCCTGAAACAAGATATAGTGACTAGACATGAGGATCTTAGACTCTTAATTAGTTGCGAAAGAGTGATCATGGCAGTTAGATACAGGATTATCTAATATTTGGAGGAAAAAATTGAATAAACACTTCTTTAGTTGCACCACCTTTTCTAATCCCTGTCAATCGTGATATCGCAAGTAGCAAAAGTACAACGCTTCTAGTTCTTGAAACATGCGACCATCTCTGGGCTCAGGTTCAAGAAAATTGCAAAAGGAAACCAACTTCTTTTTATTTCTCTTCGTAGTGCCACATATCACAGCAGCTTACATCGAGATTACACAGCAGGGCTTGCATAAAACAAGCAAAACACTTCTTACATCCAGAACACTACAGGAAAAAAGGACAGGATATGCTTAGACACTACACAAGAGTTAGAGCGGTGGCGCGTGGTTTGCAGCTCTCCCCTGTGATCATACTTAAGCCCAAACGTGCTCATATGGAGCACGCAACAATCGGCGATGCATGTAGGCTCCACTCCCTCGCGCTGCACACAATCGACAAGGCAAAAGTTGCTGTTGCCCATGTACGCGAGAGTGGCCCTTGTTGCTGCCATCCGCCGCTCCAGGACTTTGAGGAACAACTTCTCCTTCGCAATCTTACAATATGGCTGCACAGCACTTTCACGGCTGCGGGAGGCGACTTCACAGGCACAAATGTACCCGTCTTTACGGAGCCCGACCCATGCGTCTAGCTCGCTGTCGTAGTAGCCTTGCCCTTGGAAAGGCAGAGCCCATTCCCCATGCCACCTCCACTCGGAACGCTTGGTGTCGAATGAGAAGGTACCCTTTGGAACATGTTGATAAAGACTGTCGTGTGCAGACATGAATATGGTGTGCCCGTCCGGGTGCAGCGCGTAAGAGGAAATTATATCATCCATGGCAAATGGCGGTGGCGATGGCACCCTTTTCCAGGACCAGTCCATGGCTGGCCGTGGATTGTGGAGCTCATCGCTTCCCGTGGCTGCCCATGACATGGCCTCAAAAGAGTGCTGCTCGCCGGCATGGCGAGATGTCGATGCATACAATGTATCACTGCCGGCCACAGAGATGTCAATGCCACCAAGCAGTGAACGTGGTACGCTTGGCCCGATTATGATTCCCGCTATCTTGGTATCATATACGAGGATGGGAGTCTGTGGACAGTGTGGGTTGGTGGCGATGAAGATGCTGTTTCCAAAGGGCGTGAAGCTCATGCCAAGATGGCGTACTGGCACGGGAAACCGGAGGACGGGAGGGTCAGGGAACCCAAACTGCACATCGCTGGTGCAGGTAGTATCTTGCAAAGTGTCGGCATCAACCTTGTAGATGCTGAAGCCCGTGTCCCAATCATCCAGCACTAGGTAGAGGTGCTTCTTCGGCGCACGCCGTGGCCTTTTTTCGGTGCGGTCGCCGTCGAGGTGCGAGTGCTGACGCTTGGACATGTTCTTCTAACTGGATCCAAATATTGATTTTTTGATTCTGATAGTTACGAGGTTGCCAACGGAAGGGCAAGGAGGAGGCGACAGATCTAACCTGGGGATGTGAGAGGGCTTCGCCAATCCATCCCTCGTCTTAGTATTTATGAAGAAGAAGCGGAAGGGCAAGGAGCCTGGGGCTAACTCCCAGCCGGGCTCGGATTACATGTAGATAGGCAATGGCAGAGTGCCTAGTTAGACCCAGAGTCAGAAGGAGCAGAACCACCATGACGAGCGCACTACTCCACAAGAGAGCCACAATGGAGCTAGGGTTGGGGGAGGGGAGCCGAATCAAGAGTCAAATCGGGAATGAGATGGGGAAAAAAGGGGGGTCACCGGAGTTGCCGCGCCGTGGTCGCCGGAGTCGTCGTCGCCGCTCTCGTGCTCCACGCGCCCATGGACTCCTCGAGTTGCCGGGCCGCCCGTGTGGCTACAAGGCAGTGGAGACACGCCGCCCCTCCCGTGGTCGCCGAAATCTTGGTGTGGCCGCGCCGCCCCTCCCGTGGTCGCCGAAATGTTGATGTGGCCGGCGTCGCGCCGCCCCTCCTCTGCTTCCCATCTTTTTTTTGCGCGTCTGCTATTCTTCTTCAGGCGCCTGAAATTCGGTTCGTCTCCACTCGATTCGGCCCATTCCGAGGGATAGCCTGCCTAGGCGCACACATGGGCCCATTCCGGGGTTGAGCTAGATTTTTTTTTGTAAATTCTCTCGAATGTCTCAAAAAAAGAAGATCAATTCTCTCAAAAACAATTTCTCTAAAACAAGTagtacatactccctccgtcccataatataagagcgtttttctacacaagacggagggagtattaaacAATGTTCCCAAAACTTTAGAgaatgttcatgaatttttaaAGAGTTCACAGACTAAAACATTGTTCATGCATTTTAAATAGCTTTCATGATTTTCCTGAAGTTCTTTTTTTAATGCTTTGAATTTTAAATACATTCCAAAAAATAATGAAAACAATAATATAGATAGGAGAAAGCAAGAAGACAAACTAGAAAAGGAGAGGGATACAAAAGGACAACAAAACGCACAAACAGCTAAAAGCTCCAGGAAAAAACATATCTGTTAACAAAATCGCACAATCAGCTAAGTGCATCTCTAGCCAGTCCCCTATAAGTTAATAAAGTAAAACCCTTAGTAGAGTATATATATACTCTACTGTTTTTTTGCCGTTTCTAGCTGATTCCCTAAACTTAACGGAGTAAGCTACAATTTGATCAAATTCAAACCAATTTGAACCACATTCAAACATagacatagatagttttgcagaACCAAATATAAAACACAAATTTAAACTAAATTAAGCTTAACTAAAGTACTTCCGATCGAATGTGAGGttgagccaatccttcctcgtcagGTATGGTGTGTCATGATTTGGGTACGTGCTGGTGTCGCCGTCTTCGTCGCCGGGGAAGACACTCCTCCACACTTCGACGTTGATCTCCTCGTCCTTGCTGCCCTTCGCACCGTCGCCCttgccgccttcgacctcgtcggAGGAGATAACGATAATCTCGCCACTAGCGTTGGCAAAGATCATCCGCTCTGCCTCGACAAGCTTCAGGTGCTGCCGGCagatgtcacatccctagcttctggtgctgcctagtgtttccatcttgcttgcatcatgtttaaatttctgaaagttgaattggggaaagctgaaagcctcagaaatcatttcaaaaaaaatgatcaacattaaaaattgcttcaaataacccaataaaatgttcctgttaagctataaaaatattggcaagaggtaaaattcaaaccaatatttttggattcacagaaatatttattttgggcatttgagttaatccaataattatttgcattggatttatataggtgatatattaactatatgtccaataattctgataattgttgaggggctttggaataatccattTAGTCCCTGCAAAAATTGTCAGAAGCAAAAAAATTAGTTTGGTTCAAGAACCAAAttaaaacaaatgtcagaaatagaaaacaGGAACCAAAACACAAAAAAAGGGCAGAACCTCACCTGTAGCTGACCTAGCGCCCAGTTGGCCCAGTACTGTtggaggcccagcccacctggcgaCTTGCCAGTCGTCCTCAACCTCTGCCAGCAGGCAGAGGCGAAGGCGGGCACGGCGCGCGCTGaggccgccacctcctccctgcctgcCTCACGCCCCCGTGGCCTTCTCGCGACGCCCAGGAGACGTGGACGAAGCCCCGCACCTccctgcctctccctct
Protein-coding sequences here:
- the LOC125555543 gene encoding uncharacterized protein LOC125555543; translation: MSKRQHSHLDGDRTEKRPRRAPKKHLYLVLDDWDTGFSIYKVDADTLQDTTCTSDVQFGFPDPPVLRFPVPVRHLGMSFTPFGNSIFIATNPHCPQTPILVYDTKIAGIIIGPSVPRSLLGGIDISVAGSDTLYASTSRHAGEQHSFEAMSWAATGSDELHNPRPAMDWSWKRVPSPPPFAMDDIISSYALHPDGHTIFMSAHDSLYQHVPKGTFSFDTKRSEWRWHGEWALPFQGQGYYDSELDAWVGLRKDGYICACEVASRSRESAVQPYCKIAKEKLFLKVLERRMAATRATLAYMGNSNFCLVDCVQREGVEPTCIADCCVLHMSTFGLKYDHRGELQTTRHRSNSCVVSKHILSFFPVVFWM